The DNA sequence GTGAGAAGAGATGGTGTACTAGGCTACAACATTGTGGTGAGAAGAGATGGTGTATTAGGCTACAACATTGTGGTGAGAAGAGATGGTGTATTAGGCTACAACATTGTGGTGAGAAGAGATGGTGTATTAGGCTACAACATTGGGGTGAGAAGAGATGGTGTATTAGGCTACAACATTGTGGTGAGAAGAGATGGTGTATTAGGCTACAACATTGTGGTGAGAAGAGATGGTGTATTAGGCTACAACATTGTGGTGAGAAGAGATGGTGTATTAGGCTACAACATTGTGGTGAGAAGAGATGGTGTATTAGGCTACAACATTGTGGTGAGAAGAGATGGTGTATTAGGCTACAACATTGTGGTGAGAAGAGATGGTGTATTAGGCTACAACATTGTGGTGAGAAGAGATGGTGTATTAGGCTACAACATTGTGGTGAGAAGAGATGGTGTATTAGGCTACAACATTGTGGTGAGAAGAGATGGTGTATTAGGCTACAACATTGTGGTGAGAAGAGATGGTGTATTAGGCTACAACATTGGGGTGAGAAGAGATGGTGTATTAGGCTACAACATTGTGGTGAGAAGAGATGGTGTATTAGGCTACAACATTGTGGTGAGAAGAGATGGTGTACTAGGCTACAACATTGTGGTGAGAAGAGATGGTGTATTAGGCTACAACATTGTGGTGAGAAGAGATGGTGTATTAGGCTACAACATTGTGGTGAGAAGAGATGGTGTACTAGGCTACAACATTGTGGTGAGAAGAGATGGTGTATTATTAGGCTACAACATTGTGGTGAGAAGAGATGGTGTATTAGGCTACAACATTGTGGTGAGAAGAGATGGTGTATTAGGCTACAACATTGTGGTGAGAAGAGATGGTGTATTAGGCTACAACATTGTGGTGAGAAGAGATGGGTGTATTAGGCTACAACATTGGGGTGAGAAGAGATGGTGTATTAGGCTACAACATTGGGGTGAGAAGAGATGGTGTATTATTAGGCTACAACATTGTGGTGAGAAGAGATGGTGTACTAGGCTACAACATTGTGGTGAGAAGAGATGGTGTATTAGGCTACAACATTGGGGTGAGAAGAGATGGTGTATTATTAGGCTACAACATTGTGGTGAGAAGAGATGGTGTATTAGGCTACAACATTGTGGTGAGAAGAGATGGTGTACTAGGCTACAACATTGTGGTGAGAAGAGATGGTGTATTAGGCTACAACATTGTGGTGAGAAGAGATGGTGTATTAGGCTACAACATTGTGGTGAGAAGAGATGGGTGTATTAGGCTACAACATTGTGGTGAGAAGAGATGGGTGTATTAGGCTACAACATTGTGGTGAGAAGAGATGGTGTATTAGGCTACAACATTGTGGTGAGAAGAGATGGTGTATTAGGCTACAACATTGTGGTGAGAAGAGATGGTGTATTAGGCTACAACATTGTGGTGAGAAGAGATGGTGTATTAGGCTACAACATTGTGGTGAGAAGAGATGGTGTATTAGGCTACAACATTGTGGTGAGAAGAGATGGGTGTATTAGGCTACAACATTGTGGTGAGAAGAGATGGGTGTATTAGGCTACAACATTGTGGTGAGAAGAGATGGTGTATTAGGCTACAACATTGTGGTGAGAAGAGATGGTGTATTAGGCTACAACATTGTGGTGAGAAGAGATGGTGTATTAGGCTACAACATTGTGGTGAGAAGAGATGGTGTATTAGGCTACAACATTGTGGTGAGAAGAGATGGTGTATTAGGCTACAACATTGTGGTGAGAAGAGATGGTGTATTAGGCTACAACATTGTGGTGAGAAGAGATGGTGTATTAGGCTACAACATTGTGGTGAGAAGAGATGGTGTATTAGGCTACAACATTGTGGTGAGAAGAGATGGTGTATTAGGCTACAACATTGTGGTGAGAAGAGATGGTGTATTAGGCTACAACATTGTTGTGAGAAGAGATGGGTGTACTAGGCTACAACATTGTGGTGAGAAGAGATGGTGTATTAGGCTACAACATTGTGGTGAGAAGAGATGGTGTATTAGGCTACAACATTGTGGTGAGAAGAGATGGTGTATTAGGCTACAACATTGTGGTGAGAAGAGATGGTGTATTAGGCTACAACATTGTGGTGAGAAGAGATGGTGTATTAGGCTACAACATTGTGGTGAGAAGAGATGGTGTATTAGGCTACAACATTGTGGTGAGAAGAGATGGTGTATTAGGCTACAACATTGTGGTGAGAAGAGATGGTGTATTAGGCTACAACATTGTGGTGAGAAGAGATGGTGTATTAGGCTACAACATTGTGGTGAGAAGAGATGGTGTATTAGGCTACAACATTGTGGTGAGAAGAGATGGTGTATTAGGCTACAACATTGTGGTGAGAAGAGATGGTGTATTAGGCTACAACATTGTGGTGAGAAGAGATGGTGTATTAGGCTACAACATTGTGGTGAGAAGAGATGGTGTATTAGGCTACAACATTGTGGTGAGAAGAGATGGTATATTAGGCTACAAAAGTTAGGAATATAAACGGTTGTATTTATTCTTATATTGTATGTGCTCCAAAGGTTTACAGTTCATTTTTTCATGTTGGCATTACCATAGGAAACAGGCCACCTTTAATTTGCAAAAGAATGAACCCGACTACAGTCTACTTCACCCAAAAGAGAATGAACCCTACTACAGTCTACTTCACCCAAAAGAGAATGAACCCTACTACAGTCTACTTCACCCAAAAGAGAATGAACCCTACTACAGTCTACTTCACCCAAAAGAGAATAAACCCTACTACAGTCTAGCACATCTGATTTATTGTGGTCGTCCTGGGTTAATGAAATGAACGAATCATGAATATCTATAGCCATAGGTAATCTAACCAAGTTCTCCTTTTGTGAGAaatgtttttattgatttattatagaaCCAAATTATTATCAAAGAGAACGTAAGATGCAATATGTTTTGCAATGGATTTTCCTCTCAAGTCTCCACTAAATATAATTTCCTCAATCAATATAATGAAGCGACGCCATATTGAAACATATATAGGATTCACACTGAACTTAATAATAGTAAATAAACCATGACCAAGAACATACAATTAAAAGACCGGTTGAAAATGTATACCACATGTTATTATTCGTAAGAACTTGATAAGAGGCACTTTATTTTCCTTGATTCTCAAGAGTTTAATCTTTAGCCTAATAGATGCATGTTCACTCCAATCAAACTTGTGAGAAACCAAAGTAAACTtcaattaaatatatatacaataaATAGACTGTTTAACATTTAAACATATTTATGAAGTTATTTATACCCAGTTCAGGGGAGAACAATGTCTCTCCTTTAAAATGTCCATGCAAGTCCTTTTCTGCATTGCAGTCGAGCATCTCTGTGTAATACAGTCCACACATCTTGTGTGTCTATAGAGAGCAATACTGAAATGCATCAATACTGAAATAAGGAAAGCTGTGTCTACTTCCATACTGTAGCCTGTGCTTTCTCCCTGTGCACAGAAAAGCAGCAATTGACAGTTGAATTTTAacttctctcattcctctcagTCTTATTCCATATACTACAATGTCATCCCAGTAGCTCCATGCGTTTAGACAGAGCATTGAATGAACTGCATACTGGTAATATATTGTCTATCAGTGTCAGACATGTGTGGGGCTTTCTGAGTAAGGGTCTGTCTTGCCCATGTGGAGCACCACGGCAGGGGCTTTGTAATGACAGTGTGTGCTGCAGCTCACGCTGCCACAGGGCTTCCTGCTAGTCCTGTCTGATGCCAGCTTCCTGCTGCACAGGCCCTGCCAGGTCTGCAGAGTCTTGGAgctccacacccacacaccactgGTGATGCCCACCACCAAAGACATGAAGATCTTCAGCATGAACACCGCCACAGTGGGCACCGACGCATCCAGGGAGCAGTCCTCGTTCCGGCGCCCGGGGAACGACACGCACTTGCCCTCTAGCCCCCTGAACTTCCAGTAGTCCATGTTGAGCCTCTCGTAGAAGTAGCAGATGATGACGCAGGTGGCGGGCACCGTGTACAGGATGGAGTAGATGCCGATCTTCACCATCAGCTTCTCCAGCTTCTCCGTGTTGGTGCCTTCGGTTTTCATCACCTTGCGGATGTGGAAGAGCGCCACAAAGCCGGTGAGGACGAAGGACGTGCCAATGACCAGGTAGCAGGACAGAGGGATGAGCACAAAGCCGGTGAGCGCTCCAGAGTCCATGCTGCCCACGTAGCACAGACCCGTCAGCTCATCCCCTGCTACCTTCCTCatggtgaggatgatgatggtcTTCAGAGCCGGGATGCCCCACGCGGCCATGTGGAAGTAGTTGCTGTGGGACTCAATGGCCTCGTGGCCCCACTTCTTACCAGCGGCCAGGAACCAGGTGAGGGTAAGTATGACCCACCAGATGGACGAGGCCATACCGAAGTAGTAGAGGATGAGGAAGACGATGGTGCAGCCTGTGGACTCCAGCCCCTCCTGGATGATGTAGAGCTCGCCATTCTCCCGGTCGCAGGCGATGTTCTCGGCCCCGGCCACCGAGCGGATGATGAAGGCCACAGAGTAGATGTTGTAGCACATGGAGAGGAAGATGATGGGCCGTTCAGGGTATTGGAAGCGGTGGGGGTCCAGGAGGAAGGTGAGAACGGTGAAGGACGTGGAGACGAAACAGAGCGTTGACCACACCGTCATCCAGATGAAGGCAAAGTCCTTGTCCCTTCTGGACCAGAACACGTCCACTGCCGAGGAGCAGCGGGGAGCACACGACTGGCTCTTCTCCACGTACTGGAACTTCTCTGGGTTCTCGCAGGACCCCAGACTGCCAGTGGAGCGCCCGTTACCGCTACCCGGTTGCCTTGGCCGAGGGGGAACAGGAAGCATGCCCTCTCCCTTCTTGATCTCTGTCTTGGTGTCGTTCTCTGGAGCCTCCATGCACAGCGCGTTGGGGTCATTCCTGGTCGGGAGCTTGGAGCAATCCAGCGAGTCAGGCCATGCGTAGTGGAACTTCTCCATAATGGGTGAGCACTTCTGCCTGGCCTGCTCACACATGGGCCTGCAGGCTGGGATGGAGGTAGACACTTTATCAGTGCACATGGGGGtgtagagagagcagaggaagaaACGAAGGTGCACATCACAGCCATACTCCACTAGAGGTGCAAACTCATTCAGCTTGATGGCAGCCTCCTTTTGGTTGTCATGGTCCATAAAATTGGGCATTCTGGTCATGTTGTAGCCAATGCCCTGGCACATGGGGATTACTATGGGTTCGCATTTGGCTGGTCTGCCTCGTTCCAGGTCGTAGGTTCCTAGCTCCACACTGTAGCCAGCAACCACCAACTGACACCAGAGAGAAATCAGAATCTTCAAAGGAGACCCCTCCATGCTTCTTTTCAGTCATATGTTTAGTGTAAGAACAAGTTGTATTTGTTCAGACCGAAAATGTAAATTCATGCGGATATGTCCATATTATTTTACCATTGTAAGCACAGCCCCCAAAACAAGCGTTGTAAATCCGTTGTTACAAATGCATTTCCTGCTGCTATACAACGCAAATGCAggtcaaatttataaaaaatgaatTCCAGTTGGTATACATTAGTctattatattttttaaaaaagCTTCCACGGTATTAAATGTTTAAATGTCCTTAGAAGGTAAGACTCCGAGCCAATTCGAGCACGGCAGAGTTCAATCTAGAAAATTAAGTTTGCAATGAAATGAGAAAATAACGCTGGTGAGCTCAAATAACATTCATTACAGAACGTGTTAATCCTGGACTTCTTAGTTTTGAATAAAACATGTTTAAAGCTAAATCCGTGCAGCTGTTTGCAGCAGTACATACATTTCACTCTACGTCAGACAACCGCTCTCCATCCATCGTTTGAGAACACTGAACTTTCTCTTCTATTTGCGGCTCTTACCCGATGCGAGGGTGGGCACTTCCATGACGCGACGCTTCCATCTCGCACCGCCCACCACCGACCTGAGAAGCGTCTTTAAGCGCACGCACGACTATATTAATTccacatttatttatttggacATTTGAAAGTGGTGAGTGAGGTTTGGATAAACTTGAATCTTATAATTTAACCGAGTGATCATGACAATAGGCTATGGCCCATTCTGTCCAAATAGTTTATAAGGCATCTTATGATAGGCTACACATCTGCTTCTGCAATGGTTTATGTGAGTAGTGAAATGGTCACTATTTATCATACAGTATCACAATGATGTATATTATGTTACGTGGCCAGTGTTTGTGCCTAGGAAAAATACTATTGTTACCATCTAGTGGCTGAATGGTAGGCTACAATTGCCCCCTTGACATCTCAAAGAAATGTTTGATCTTTTCATTCACTATGTGATATAACTGACTCTACTCATGCACACAATCCCATTGATGAGGCTGTCTTAGGAAAGGCCAAAGAGAGACTAGGAAATATCAAAGAGACAGTATGATCCAACAGTTTATAATATGACAGTGACACACAGCATAATAAATCATGGTCTTGGTAATTATATCAGAAACGGCACATTAGGCCCATGAATTAGGTGCACCTCCGACACATGATGCTAAATCTGTTTGAGCTTTCAAGGGTAAATTAAAGATTTCTATAAAATGCATAAAATATTGAAATAGGCAGCTTCACCAACACTTGAGTTTATGAAAATGTTTCCTGAAATCAGTCACAGATAACTGAAAGAGAGCTCCCCAAGGAGTCATTTCAGATGTGAATTCATGTATTTTCATTGTTGGCCAATTGCAGCAGTGCTTATTCTGCATCAGAGGCCATGTCCAAGCCTGGATTGGCTTTGAACTCCTCTTAATTGAGAGAAAGTGACTTTAACTATTTGCTCATTGCTATAACACTGTATACAGCCATAAtgtcatttgaaatgtctctatttctTTGGAactttttgtgagtgtaatgtttactgttaatttttttgtTTATCTCAcctttattatctatttcacttgcaaagcaagaagggccttctatgccaccAAAAGGAACATACAGCTCACcagccaagaattcacaaaatgggacaaacagcaaattgagactctgcatgcagaattctgcaaaaatatatcttctgtgtacaatgtaaatcagcaaataatgcatgcagagcagaattaggccaatactcGCTAATCATCAAAATCCATATAAcggacgttaaattctacaaccacctaaaaggaagcaattcccaaacctgcCATAACAAAGCCATTACATACAGACAAATAAACCTGGAGAAGacccccctaagcaagctggtcctggggctctgttcacaaacacaaacagaccccacagtaccccaggacagcaacaaaattaggcccaaccaaatcatgagaaaacaaaaagataattacttgatacattggaaagaatttacaaacagagcaaactagaattctatttggccccaaacagagagtacacagtggcagaatacgaccaatgtgactgacccaaagttaagaaaatctttgactatgtacagactcagtgagtatagtcttgctattgaggAGGGCCACTGAAGGCAGACCCGGCTCTCAAgataagacaggctatgtgcacattgCCCAcaaaaaatgaggtggaaactgagctgcgcttcctaacctcctgccaaacgtatgaccatattagagacacatatttccctcagattacacagacccacaaataatttgaaaacaaatccaattttgataaactcccatatataCTGGATGAAATACCATAGTGTGCCATCatagcagcaatatttgtgacctgttgccacaagaaaagggcaaccagtgaagaacaaacaccattgtaaatacaacctatatttatgttgatttattttcccttttgtactttaactatttgcacatcattacaacactgtatatagacatacagtttttctcaattgctaaaacactaaaacccattggctgaacaaagttctcagttgccttgactcatttagctaattatgcagtctgttgtcaataccttaaaccatttcacatggtaaaacacaatttgcagatctcacttagacttttcagcaaaactctaaacacattctcaaaacacattctgcactctaatgcacatgtcatccatactggtaaacacaagtggcaacaatcaaatacaaatagagaacatatgtcattgattgaacacctccactcaaaattgatttaacctgtttcaaatgatgcgacaaaaccaatataagccagttcagagagcaaacaggttgttgaaggtgggaaggagaaagtctgagaatggatactgtagtacagtgcattgtaggctgtatactgtacaatggacacattgtatggccctgaacattgtgctttccatttattacagtttctcagtcgctttggtgtatttttaacatcatccctaacatgtgcaaaataataagtgcatttctcagaacaatttgtacaaactgcaatatacaatagatatgtttctaaagctagtcagtcactaaaaatccttagtacatctctcaaaagtaaatattcatgccaatgatcatgtcagtgtcatcagaatgataagtcattgagtcattgttcacgaacaaggtcgtcaaaatgtttaggcatgttgtcaatgtaactgtgtactttgacagtattacctgatgtaaacgtaggctacagtttggatgacagttactgtattgaaaatgcacaaggctgcacttctatggcatatatcaatttcaacagtactatttacatattactgtatgtgggttattgattgaaagagactggacaacccaaggggcacaaaggaaaaaaaactaaattataaagaaacacaggaaaccacccctcaggcacaactttgcccgcagcactgttgtgctgtctctacacatccagacgttcctgtctgtcggcccacatattctcatccacatcacaccggatattttcccttccaatgcaacgtggaaagaatcttttggaatgccttatccatcctctgcaggcgtctactgtgatgtcctcacatgctgcatccattgcagccagcagggtcatctgtgtgtgtggctgacgatcgtacaccttccacctccatgctgaaaataactcctcaattgggttaaggaatggtgaataaggtgggaggaattctatgagcatcctcgggtgggtcacaaaccattgccttatgatgtttgatcgatggaaactcacattatcacaaatgaccacatactttggcaaatcctctctaaacagacccctctcatcatcagggatgagagccctgtagagagtctctaaaaagttgagtagatgctgggtgttgtatggccctataagggggatatgggttaggacacCATGCTCGGAAATAGCAACACACATGATGATATTTCCTCCCCGTTGGCCTGGCAAATCCACAGTAGCTCTGTGACCGATGGtcaggttgaagccagcctcatccaCGTATACAAAGTTGTGAGAGGGTTAACTTGATTCAAACTCCATTATAGCTATATCCCAGACCACacagttgaatttgttttggtaaggaagagtgacataaaatgtacatctattgcatgttccttccacagcaatggaaatgtgtgcagtttatgcttactgtatcactataaaatgttgctgtaaagtagttacatacagtgccttgcgaaagtattcggcccccttgaactttgcgaccttttgccacatttcaggcttcaaacataaagatataaaactgtatttttttgtgaagaatcaacaacaagtgggacacaatcatgaagtggaacgacatttattggatgtttcaaacttttttaacaaatcaaaaacagaaaaattgggcgtgcaaaattattcagcccctttactttcagtgcagcaaactctctccagaagttcagtgaggatctctgaatgatccaatgttgacctaaatgactaatgatgataaatacaatccacctgtgtgtaatcaagtctccgtataaatgcacctgcactgtgatagtctcagaggtccgttaaaagcgcagagagcatcatgaagaacaaggaacacaccaggcaggtccgagatactgttgtgaagaagtttaaagccggatttggatacaaaaagatttcccaagctttaaacatcccaaggagcactgtgcaagcgataatattgaaatggaaggagtatcagaccactgcaaatctaccaagacctggccgtccctctaaactttcagctcatacaaggagaagactgatcagagatgcagccaagaggcccatgatcactctggatgaactgcagagatctacagctgaggtgggagactctgtccataggacaacaatcagtcgtatattgcacaaatctggcctttatggaagagtggcaagaagaaagccatttcttaaagatatccataaaaagtgttgtttaaagtttgccacaagccacctgggagacacaccaaacaagtggaagaaggtgctctggtcagatgaaaccaaaattgaacttttggcaacaatgcaaaacgttatgtttggcgtaaaagcaacacagctgaacacaccatccccactgtcaaacatggtggtggcagcatcatggtttgggcctgcttttcttcagcagggacagggaagatggttaaaattgatgggaagatggatggagccaaatacaggaccattctggaagaaaacctgatggagtctgcaaaagacctgagactgggacggagatttgtcttccaacaagacaatgatccaaaacataaagcaaaatctacaatggaatggttcaaaaataaacatatccaggtgttagaatggccaagtcaaagtccagacctgaatccaatcgagaatctgtggaaagaactgaaaactgctgttcacaaatgctctccatccaacctcactgagctcaagctgttttgcaaggaggaatgggaaaaaatgtcagtctctcgatgtgcaaaactgatagacataccccaagcgacttacagctgtaatcgcagcaaaaggtggcgctacaaagtattaacttaagggggctgaataattttgcacgcccaatttttcagtttttgatttgttaaaaaagtttgaaatatccaataaatgtcgttccacttcatgattgtgtcccacttgttgttgattcttcacaaaaaatatcaTTTTCAACGATATCCATCAGGTCTCAACATCAACGCTGGCACGCATccgaaaaaaaaaacatattcaaatGAAGCAAATTTATCGAGTGCCTTTCGAGCGCAATTCCGAAAGGGTGAAACGACTGCGGCATGATTATGCAGAGGTATGTATTCACTTTACCAGTGTGATCTTGCATACTGTCTCATAatattttactgtactgtaatatgtatACTAGATCTACACTGAACTACACAATTTTGCCTGACACTGTTTTT is a window from the Oncorhynchus mykiss isolate Arlee chromosome 24, USDA_OmykA_1.1, whole genome shotgun sequence genome containing:
- the LOC110503731 gene encoding frizzled-9-like, which translates into the protein MEGSPLKILISLWCQLVVAGYSVELGTYDLERGRPAKCEPIVIPMCQGIGYNMTRMPNFMDHDNQKEAAIKLNEFAPLVEYGCDVHLRFFLCSLYTPMCTDKVSTSIPACRPMCEQARQKCSPIMEKFHYAWPDSLDCSKLPTRNDPNALCMEAPENDTKTEIKKGEGMLPVPPRPRQPGSGNGRSTGSLGSCENPEKFQYVEKSQSCAPRCSSAVDVFWSRRDKDFAFIWMTVWSTLCFVSTSFTVLTFLLDPHRFQYPERPIIFLSMCYNIYSVAFIIRSVAGAENIACDRENGELYIIQEGLESTGCTIVFLILYYFGMASSIWWVILTLTWFLAAGKKWGHEAIESHSNYFHMAAWGIPALKTIIILTMRKVAGDELTGLCYVGSMDSGALTGFVLIPLSCYLVIGTSFVLTGFVALFHIRKVMKTEGTNTEKLEKLMVKIGIYSILYTVPATCVIICYFYERLNMDYWKFRGLEGKCVSFPGRRNEDCSLDASVPTVAVFMLKIFMSLVVGITSGVWVWSSKTLQTWQGLCSRKLASDRTSRKPCGSVSCSTHCHYKAPAVVLHMGKTDPYSESPTHV